In the genome of Pseudomonadota bacterium, one region contains:
- the cbiM gene encoding cobalt transporter CbiM: protein MHISEGVLAGPVLFSGMALAVAGVSIGIKKLDFDHLAQAGILSAAFFVASLVHVPIGPSSVHLILNGIVGLLLGWAAFPSIMVALLLQSIIFQFGGITTLGVNTVIMALPAVICFYLFAPLISKKASIAMPAAFACGFLSVFMSALLVGTSLYFSEKNFFEVATLVVTAHLPVMLIEGIITVFCISFIRKVSPEMLPDK, encoded by the coding sequence ATGCATATATCAGAAGGCGTTCTGGCCGGACCGGTATTATTTTCCGGCATGGCCCTGGCGGTAGCCGGCGTGTCCATTGGGATCAAAAAACTTGATTTTGATCATCTGGCTCAGGCCGGCATCCTTTCCGCAGCCTTTTTCGTCGCTTCCCTGGTTCATGTTCCCATCGGGCCGTCAAGCGTACACCTGATCTTGAACGGCATTGTAGGCCTGCTGCTCGGCTGGGCGGCCTTCCCTTCGATTATGGTGGCCTTGCTGCTCCAAAGCATTATTTTTCAATTTGGCGGCATTACCACCCTGGGAGTAAATACGGTCATCATGGCCCTGCCGGCGGTTATCTGCTTTTATCTCTTCGCCCCCCTAATCAGCAAAAAAGCGTCTATTGCCATGCCGGCCGCCTTTGCCTGTGGCTTTCTGTCCGTCTTCATGAGCGCCCTGCTGGTGGGAACCAGCCTGTATTTCAGTGAAAAAAACTTTTTTGAAGTCGCTACTCTGGTGGTTACCGCCCATCTGCCGGTGATGCTGATCGAAGGAATTATCACCGTTTTCTGCATAAGTTTTATCAGAAAAGTAAGTCCGGAAATGCTGCCGGACAAATAA